A window of the Lolium perenne isolate Kyuss_39 chromosome 7, Kyuss_2.0, whole genome shotgun sequence genome harbors these coding sequences:
- the LOC139833216 gene encoding protein ALP1-like has protein sequence MVSLIPHLTSSAPLSISTPLNAMSSSSSSSSDGMEGDMIEQFQEEYEEEMLNKEVVPRRRRRREFIRRDRLGAHDRLFEDYFADDCNYPPSYFGRRYRMRRSPFLRIVDRLGEYSPYFTQRVDALNRAGFSPLQKCTAALRLLAYGAAADTIDEWLKLARQTSSDCLDRFCEGIIDCYGETFCRRPTVEDTQRLLAKAEERGFPGMLGSIDCMHWQWRNCPVAHAGQFTRGDIKHPTIILEAVASYDRWIWHAFFGVAGSNNDINVLNQSPLFTDVLRGEAPVVNFTVNGHEYHYGYYLADGIYPSWPVFMKGVTLPQSENHRVFTAAQSAWRKDVECAFGVLKSRFNILAVPGRSYSRRTLGLIMRACVILHNMIIDDERGTNLDNIYETVASNVGPAIHHHAPPSLAARIQMDTEMRESPMYTQLQHDLIEHVWANS, from the coding sequence atggtttcactcatTCCACACCTCACTTCATCAGCTCCACTCTCCATTTCCACTCCTCTCAACGCCATGTCTTCGTCTAGCAGCAGTTCGAGCGACGGAATGGAGGGTGATATGATCGAGCAGTTCCAGGAGGAGTATGAGGAGGAGATGCTCAACAAGGAGGTGGTGCCAAGACGTCGACGCCGCCGAGAGTTCATCAGGCGTGATCGTCTGGGTGCCCACGATCGGCTCTTcgaggactacttcgccgacgactgCAACTATCCTCCGAGCTACTTTGGGCGAAGGTATCGGATGAGGCGATCCCcttttctgcgcattgtggatagattgggtgaatactctccgtatttcacccaaagagttgatgctctcaaccgtgctggtttttctcccctacaaaagtgtactgcggctttgcgtctgttagcttatggagccgctgcagatacgatagatgagtggcttaagttagctagacaaacttcatcAGATTGTCTAGATAGATTCTGTGAAGGCATCATTGACTGTTACGGGGAGACGTTTTGCCGTCGCCCAACTGTGGAGGATACTCAACGTCTGTTAGCGAAAGCCGAGGAGCGTGGCTTTCCGGGCATGTTagggagcatcgattgcatgcattggcagtggaggaactgcccagtggctcatgctggtcaattcacaaggggagacatcaaacaccctaccataatcttagaagccgtggcgtcgtatgatcgttggatctggcatgccttttttggagtggccgggtccaacaacgacatcaatgtACTCAACCAGTCGCCGTTGTTCACTGATGTGCTTAGGGGAGAAGCACCCGTAGTGAACTTCACGGTGAATGGACACGAGTACCACTATGGTTACTACCTTGCCGACGGCATCTACCCCTCCTGGCCGGTGTTCATGAAAGGTGTTACTCTTCCACAAAGTGAAAATCATCGAGTGTTCACTGCTGCTCAATCAGCTTGGCGCAAAGATGTCGAGTGTGCCTTTGGAGTGCTGAAGTCTAGGTTCAACATTCTAGCAGTTCCGGGACGCTCCTACTCGAGGCGTACTCTTGGGTtgatcatgcgtgcatgtgtcattctgcacaacatgatcatcgacgatgagcgtggtacaaatttggacaacatctatgagacagttgcttcaaatgtcggccctgcaatacaccaccatgcaccaccaagcctagcagccaggattcagatggacaccgaaatgagggagtcaccgatgtatacacagctccagcatgatttgattgagcatgtgtgggctaattcctag
- the LOC127316518 gene encoding uncharacterized protein, which yields MAAPTEEEKGGGCCARWLRREVLLALALGQIVSLLITSTGFSSSELARRGINAPTSQSLLNYILLALVYGSILLYRRKPLTTKWYYYLILGIIDVEANYIVVKSYQYTSLTSVMLLDCWTIPCAILLTWIFLKTKYGLRKFIGVGVCVVGLILVVFSDVHASDRAKGPNPLKGDLLIIFGSMLYACSNVAEEYLVKKNNRIELMAMLGLFGAVVSGIQISILERKELQSIKWNAGAVLPFLGFALAMFLLYSTVPTVLKICGATMLNLSLLTSDMWAILIRIFAYHEKVDWMYFIAFGCTVGGLLIYSYRSSKEAEETAQVVGASDEHSREGDEEAGMQNPVGSSVAAGNRDQISYKELPSAGSPSKN from the exons ATGGCGGCGCCGACCGAGGAGGAGAAGGGCGGTGGCTGCTGCGCTAGGTGGCTGCGGCGGGAGGTGCTGCTGGCCCTCGCGCTGGGGCAGATCGTCTCCCTGCTCATCACCTCCACCGGCTTCTCCTCCTCCGAACTCGCCCGCCGAG GCATCAATGCACCAACATCGCAGTCCCTCTTGAACTACATCCTCCTCGCTCTTGTCTACGGCAGTATACTCCTCTACCGGCGAAAGCCGCTCACG ACAAAATGGTACTACTACTTGATCCTTGGCATTATTGACGTTGAAGCTAATTATATTG TTGTGAAGTCTTATCAGTACACATCTTTGACGAGTGTGATGCTTCTGGATTGCTGGACAATTCCATGTGCCATTCTTCTCACATGGATCTTTTTGAAGACAAAATATGGACTCAGGAAGTTCATAGGCGTTGGAGTTTGTGTGGTTGGCCTTATATTAGTAGTATTTTCGGACGTCCATGCCTCTGATCGAGCTA AAGGACCCAACCCTTTGAAAGGTGATTTGCTTATAATTTTTGGCTCGATGCTTTATGCTTGCAGTAATGTTGCTGAG GAGTATCTGGTCAAGAAGAACAACAGGATTGAGTTGATGGCAATGTTGGGACTTTTTGGAGCAGTTGTCAGTGGCATACAGAT AAGTATTCTTGAGCGAAAAGAACTTCAATCTATTAAATGGAATGCTGGTGCA GTGCTCCCTTTTCTTGGATTTGCGCTAGCAATGTTCCTGTTATACTCAACTGTACCTACAGTGCTGAAG ATTTGTGGGGCGACCATGCTAAACCTCTCACTCCTGACTTCTGACATGTGGGCTATTCTCATCCGCATATTTGCCTACCATGAGAAG GTCGACTGGATGTACTTCATTGCGTTTGGCTGCACAGTCGGGGGCCTTCTGATCTACTCCTACAG GAGCTCGAAGGAGGCAGAGGAAACGGCGCAGGTCGTTGGAGCTAGCGACGAGCACAGTAGGGAAGGGGACGAGGAGGCTGGAATGCAGAACCCGGTGGGAAGTTCCGTTGCTGCCGGGAACCGTGACCAGATCTCCTACAAGGAGTTGCCATCAGCAGGCAGCCCCTCCAAGAATTAG